The Halobellus sp. MBLA0158 genome has a window encoding:
- a CDS encoding FAD-binding and (Fe-S)-binding domain-containing protein, with translation MAAEDESYRPSGFDTSAAALGGDRPDVEQYAELAADLREEVAGEVQFDEYAQVLYATDGSIYQARPAGVVLPRDVDDVRATVETAGRHDVPVLPRGTGSSLAGQAVGNGCVVLDFTKHIDDIVDVDPDAKRATVQPGVVQDHLDDRLDRDGLKFAPDPASSNRATIGGGIGNNSTGAHSVRYGITDAYTEELRVVLADGSLIHTREVVLDSDEYEAIVAKDDAEARIYRTVRGLVGDHEDEIAERYPELKRSVSGYNLQKVIYENDAGESVINLSKLFVGAEGTLGVVVEATLSLVTKPDETALALFCFDDLVDAMEAVPEALEFPVSAVELMDDEVFRLARESEGYAEYAEPIPDGTQAALMLEWDDELVDDFAAAIEDTTAHFVESGAAFDVLEAYDEADQERLWKLRKAAIPLLMSLEGDPKPYPFIEDASVPPEELAEYVGKFEDVLDAHDTSAAYFAHAGVGTLHIRPILNLKDGEGIEKMHSIADDVTDLVLDHHGAFSGEHGDGMARTEFNPKMYGEDLWEAFKELKTAFDPDWLCNPGNVVYREDASDPGPDHDRGVGADMRENLRYGPEYQSIEPQTALDFDEEGGFSHLVELCNGCGTCRQTDSDVMCPTYRASKEEVQTTRGRANMLRAAISGELDDDELHSERFQREVLDLCVGCKGCKSDCPTGVDMAKLKAEMKHRHHEEAGTSVRTRLFANIDTASRIGSALAPLSNWATKLPGARTAMQKLLGIAPERELPPFRRETLEDWFEGRGGSSVSRADADRRVLLFPDTYTNYSYPRAGKAAVEALEAAGVHVDIPDNTGPSGRAAFSAGLLDTARERARANVEALADRVDSGWDVVFVEPSDAVMFQDEYADLLDGPEVDAVAGSAYGVLEYVDVHRLDESLPVDDRSSGAAGSLSYHGHCNQKATNKDHHAVGVLRRVGYAVDPLDTTCCGMAGSFGYHDEHYDLSKAIGQLLFAELDDSDADGIVAPGGSCRSQLGDRDGVEEIPPHPVEAVADRL, from the coding sequence ATGGCAGCCGAAGACGAGTCCTATCGTCCATCCGGGTTCGACACGTCGGCGGCGGCGCTCGGAGGCGATCGTCCGGACGTCGAACAGTACGCGGAGTTGGCGGCCGACCTGCGGGAGGAGGTCGCCGGCGAGGTACAGTTCGACGAGTACGCACAGGTCCTCTATGCGACCGACGGCAGCATCTACCAGGCCCGGCCCGCGGGCGTCGTCCTCCCGAGAGACGTCGACGACGTCAGAGCGACCGTCGAGACCGCGGGGCGCCACGACGTGCCGGTCCTCCCGCGGGGGACCGGGTCGTCGCTGGCGGGACAGGCCGTCGGCAACGGCTGTGTCGTCCTCGACTTCACGAAGCACATAGACGACATCGTCGACGTGGACCCCGACGCGAAGCGCGCGACGGTCCAGCCCGGCGTCGTCCAGGACCACCTCGACGACCGCCTCGACCGCGACGGGCTGAAGTTCGCCCCGGACCCGGCCTCCTCGAACCGGGCGACGATCGGCGGCGGCATCGGCAACAACTCCACGGGCGCCCACTCGGTCCGCTACGGCATCACCGACGCCTACACCGAGGAACTGCGGGTCGTCCTCGCGGACGGATCGCTGATCCACACCCGCGAGGTCGTCCTCGACAGCGACGAGTACGAGGCGATTGTCGCGAAGGACGACGCCGAGGCGCGGATCTACCGGACCGTCCGCGGGCTCGTCGGGGATCACGAAGACGAGATCGCCGAGCGCTACCCCGAACTCAAGCGGTCGGTGTCGGGCTACAACCTCCAGAAGGTGATCTACGAGAACGACGCCGGCGAGTCGGTCATCAACCTCTCGAAGCTGTTCGTCGGCGCCGAGGGGACCCTCGGGGTCGTCGTCGAGGCGACGCTCTCGCTCGTGACGAAGCCCGACGAGACTGCGCTGGCGCTGTTCTGCTTCGACGACCTCGTGGACGCGATGGAGGCGGTGCCCGAAGCCCTCGAATTCCCGGTCAGCGCCGTGGAGCTGATGGACGACGAGGTGTTCCGCCTGGCGCGGGAGTCGGAGGGCTATGCGGAGTACGCCGAGCCGATCCCCGACGGCACCCAGGCGGCGCTGATGCTGGAGTGGGACGACGAGCTCGTCGACGACTTCGCGGCCGCAATCGAGGACACCACCGCCCACTTCGTCGAGTCCGGGGCGGCCTTCGACGTGCTGGAGGCCTACGACGAGGCCGACCAAGAGCGGCTGTGGAAGCTCCGGAAGGCCGCGATTCCCCTGCTCATGAGCCTGGAGGGCGACCCCAAGCCGTACCCGTTCATCGAGGACGCGTCGGTGCCGCCCGAAGAGCTCGCCGAGTACGTCGGGAAGTTCGAGGACGTCCTCGACGCCCACGACACCTCGGCGGCGTACTTCGCCCACGCGGGCGTCGGCACGCTCCACATCCGGCCGATCCTCAACCTCAAGGACGGCGAGGGGATCGAGAAGATGCACTCGATCGCCGACGACGTGACGGACCTCGTGCTCGACCACCACGGGGCGTTCTCGGGCGAGCACGGCGACGGGATGGCCCGGACCGAGTTCAATCCCAAGATGTACGGCGAGGACCTCTGGGAGGCCTTCAAGGAGCTGAAGACGGCGTTCGACCCCGACTGGCTCTGCAATCCGGGCAACGTCGTCTACCGCGAGGACGCGTCGGATCCGGGCCCCGATCACGACCGGGGCGTCGGCGCGGACATGCGCGAGAACCTCCGGTACGGTCCGGAGTACCAGTCGATCGAGCCCCAGACGGCGCTCGACTTCGACGAGGAGGGGGGCTTTTCGCACCTCGTCGAGCTGTGCAACGGCTGCGGCACGTGCCGCCAGACCGACTCCGACGTGATGTGTCCGACCTACCGCGCGTCGAAGGAGGAGGTCCAGACGACCCGCGGCCGGGCGAACATGCTGCGGGCCGCCATCTCGGGCGAACTCGACGACGACGAGCTCCATTCGGAACGGTTCCAGCGCGAGGTGCTCGACCTCTGTGTCGGCTGCAAGGGCTGCAAGAGCGACTGCCCGACGGGAGTCGATATGGCGAAACTCAAGGCCGAGATGAAACACCGACACCACGAAGAGGCGGGGACGAGCGTCCGCACCCGGCTGTTCGCCAACATCGACACCGCGTCGCGGATCGGGTCCGCGCTCGCGCCGCTCTCGAACTGGGCGACGAAGCTCCCGGGCGCGCGGACCGCGATGCAGAAGCTGCTCGGCATCGCCCCCGAGCGGGAGCTACCGCCGTTCCGCCGGGAGACCCTCGAAGACTGGTTCGAGGGGCGCGGCGGGTCCTCGGTGTCCCGCGCCGACGCCGACCGCCGAGTCCTGCTGTTCCCGGACACCTACACGAACTACTCGTACCCCCGAGCGGGGAAGGCCGCCGTCGAGGCGCTCGAAGCCGCCGGCGTCCACGTCGATATTCCGGACAACACCGGACCGTCTGGCCGGGCGGCGTTCTCGGCCGGACTGCTCGACACCGCTCGCGAGCGGGCGCGGGCGAACGTGGAGGCGCTGGCCGACCGCGTGGACAGCGGCTGGGACGTCGTGTTCGTCGAGCCGTCCGACGCGGTGATGTTCCAGGACGAGTACGCGGACCTCCTCGACGGTCCCGAGGTCGATGCCGTCGCCGGCAGCGCCTACGGGGTGCTGGAGTACGTAGACGTCCACCGACTGGACGAGTCGCTCCCCGTCGACGACCGGTCTTCGGGCGCGGCCGGGTCGCTGAGCTACCACGGCCACTGCAATCAGAAGGCGACGAACAAGGACCACCACGCCGTCGGGGTCCTCCGCCGCGTCGGGTACGCCGTCGACCCGCTCGATACCACCTGCTGTGGGATGGCCGGGAGCTTCGGCTACCACGACGAGCACTACGACCTCTCGAAGGCGATCGGCCAGCTGCTGTTCGCGGAGCTCGACGACAGCGACGCGGACGGGATCGTCGCGCCCGGTGGGTCCTGCCGCTCGCAGTTGGGAGACAGAGACGGGGTCGAGGAGATCCCGCCGCATCCCGTCGAGGCGGTCGCCGACCGTCTGTAG
- a CDS encoding IclR family transcriptional regulator, whose product MGDDDGIRVNALKTTNDIVEALDDLNGARVTELAEYLDRPQSVVHNHLTTLKQFEYVVQEGNEYQLSLRFLKFGERVRHRSTLYDFAKSEVQKLAEESGELITLLVEEHGRGIYLDIGQGSQDIDYPAITGARTYLHCSATGKSILAHLPEAEVDAIIDKHGLPAQSSNTITDRSELDEELETIRERGLAFDMEEFREGMRSVGKPILLQDGTPIGALSVAGPVHRMKDDRLHEEMPELLRQSVNVVELNLNDPNIQ is encoded by the coding sequence ATGGGAGACGACGACGGAATCCGGGTGAACGCCCTCAAGACCACCAACGACATCGTGGAGGCGTTAGACGACCTCAACGGCGCCCGCGTCACCGAACTCGCCGAGTACCTCGATCGCCCGCAGAGCGTCGTCCACAATCACCTGACGACGCTCAAACAGTTCGAGTACGTCGTGCAAGAGGGAAACGAGTACCAGCTCAGCCTGCGATTCCTGAAGTTCGGCGAACGCGTCCGACACCGCTCGACGCTGTACGATTTCGCCAAATCGGAGGTCCAGAAGCTAGCCGAGGAGTCGGGCGAGCTGATCACGCTACTGGTGGAAGAACACGGCCGCGGGATCTATCTCGATATCGGCCAGGGGAGTCAGGACATCGATTACCCCGCAATCACGGGCGCGCGGACGTACCTCCACTGCTCTGCGACCGGGAAATCGATCCTCGCTCACCTTCCGGAAGCGGAGGTCGACGCCATCATCGACAAGCACGGCTTACCGGCTCAGAGCTCGAATACGATCACAGACCGAAGCGAACTCGACGAGGAGTTGGAGACGATCCGTGAACGCGGTCTGGCCTTCGATATGGAGGAGTTCCGCGAGGGAATGCGGTCCGTCGGAAAGCCGATCCTCCTCCAGGACGGGACGCCTATCGGTGCGTTAAGCGTCGCCGGACCGGTCCATCGAATGAAGGACGACCGTCTCCACGAAGAAATGCCGGAGCTGCTTCGGCAGTCCGTCAACGTCGTCGAACTGAACCTCAACGACCCCAATATCCAGTAG
- the rdfA gene encoding rod-determining factor RdfA: MTDTPDPTRSKVGDLIHRYEMGDIGRELEDRWLGNGYDSQSLRSLAEWFNRRLLRTKLERNGMTPLDGEVANMYRLLSSDDVTAGARVEAESTLEDNGIDPERLKREFVSHQAIHTYLTKFRGASKDGSSADPREKAQNTIQKLRNRLIAVIENSLEQLRERQRITLGEFNILLDIQILCEDCGASYSVTELFDRGGCDCEPESEA, translated from the coding sequence ATGACCGACACGCCCGACCCAACCCGATCCAAAGTCGGCGACCTCATCCATCGGTACGAGATGGGAGACATCGGTCGGGAGCTGGAAGATCGGTGGTTGGGGAACGGATACGACAGCCAGAGCCTCCGGAGCCTGGCTGAGTGGTTCAATCGGCGATTGCTCCGGACGAAACTGGAACGGAACGGGATGACGCCACTGGACGGGGAAGTGGCCAATATGTACCGGCTGCTCTCGTCGGACGACGTCACCGCCGGGGCCCGAGTGGAAGCGGAATCGACACTCGAAGACAACGGCATCGATCCGGAGCGACTCAAACGGGAGTTCGTCTCGCATCAAGCGATTCATACGTATCTGACCAAATTCAGGGGGGCCTCCAAGGACGGGTCGTCAGCCGATCCCCGAGAGAAGGCGCAGAACACGATCCAAAAACTCAGAAATCGGCTGATCGCCGTGATAGAAAACAGTCTCGAACAGCTCCGGGAGCGCCAGCGGATCACACTCGGGGAGTTCAACATTTTACTCGATATCCAAATTCTGTGCGAGGACTGCGGAGCCAGCTATTCAGTTACCGAGTTGTTCGATCGAGGAGGTTGCGACTGCGAACCGGAAAGCGAAGCGTAG
- the aceB gene encoding malate synthase AceB, whose product MSTERHYDREFVRTFFTSPTAVDEDDSAKMLRSAAQLRGMQAPDVWVPDNEDATAPSMREQGVENIVEVVAEHGADFPGEIHPRVVWHRDDPETRYQGFQQMLSIATDDRDAITHIDGFVIPEVGDLDDWKKADEFLTIVEHEAGLDEGSLSMSVIVESGEAELAMGNLRAEMGRPANNLERLFLLVDGEVDYTKDMRAMTRTGELPPWPELRHNTSRGASAAGLIAVDGPYDDIRDEAGYHARMRENREKGMTGIWSLTPGQVVAANTAPLPPEEGTWLLEVDGEEIDLVEEDGTQVYDGDAVEIEDLGDTYVLEVGDDERELDEDELREELLNMTAYVPGMDDIVDSMEEFEAAKEAGRGAIAMTQATTIAIDGVEIDIEKDRMWDEATYQAAQTPITLFQDVYEHRPDQHDELEEMYGADVVERATSVGD is encoded by the coding sequence ATGAGCACTGAACGACACTACGATCGCGAGTTCGTGCGGACGTTCTTCACGTCGCCGACGGCGGTCGACGAGGACGACTCCGCGAAGATGCTGCGGAGCGCCGCGCAGCTGCGCGGGATGCAGGCGCCCGACGTCTGGGTGCCGGACAACGAGGACGCGACCGCGCCGTCGATGCGCGAACAGGGCGTCGAGAACATCGTCGAGGTCGTCGCCGAGCACGGCGCGGACTTCCCCGGTGAGATCCACCCGCGCGTCGTCTGGCACCGCGACGATCCGGAGACCCGCTACCAGGGGTTCCAGCAGATGCTGTCGATCGCGACCGACGACCGCGACGCGATCACACACATCGACGGCTTCGTCATCCCCGAGGTCGGCGACCTCGACGACTGGAAGAAGGCCGACGAGTTCCTCACGATCGTCGAACACGAGGCCGGACTCGACGAGGGAAGCCTCTCGATGTCGGTGATCGTCGAGTCCGGCGAGGCCGAACTGGCGATGGGCAACCTCCGCGCGGAGATGGGCAGGCCCGCGAACAACCTCGAACGCCTGTTCCTGCTCGTCGACGGCGAGGTCGACTACACGAAGGATATGCGCGCGATGACGCGGACGGGCGAGCTCCCGCCGTGGCCCGAGCTCCGCCACAACACCTCCCGCGGCGCCAGCGCGGCCGGCCTGATCGCCGTCGACGGCCCCTACGACGACATCCGCGACGAGGCGGGCTACCACGCCCGGATGCGCGAGAACCGCGAGAAGGGGATGACCGGCATCTGGTCGCTCACGCCCGGCCAGGTCGTCGCGGCCAACACCGCGCCGCTCCCCCCGGAGGAAGGCACCTGGCTGCTGGAGGTCGACGGCGAGGAGATCGATCTCGTCGAGGAAGACGGCACGCAGGTCTACGACGGCGACGCGGTCGAAATCGAGGACCTCGGCGACACCTACGTGCTGGAAGTCGGCGACGACGAGCGCGAGCTCGACGAGGACGAGCTCCGCGAGGAACTGCTGAACATGACGGCGTACGTCCCGGGGATGGACGACATCGTCGACTCGATGGAGGAGTTCGAGGCCGCCAAGGAGGCCGGCCGGGGCGCGATCGCGATGACCCAGGCGACGACCATCGCCATCGACGGCGTCGAGATCGACATCGAGAAGGACCGGATGTGGGACGAGGCGACCTATCAGGCCGCACAGACGCCGATCACGCTCTTCCAGGACGTCTACGAGCACCGGCCAGACCAGCACGACGAACTGGAGGAGATGTACGGCGCCGACGTCGTCGAGCGCGCGACGTCCGTGGGGGACTGA
- a CDS encoding GAF domain-containing protein, with protein sequence MPDTPGWDPSTVHTSLPESELERDALLASLQRLTEIGVWSYDASVSRLWWSDQAKRIHGIDPDAQPTFEEVLKRYSEADRGRVNQRFTDAIEDREPFRIDVGLAGEGTTERSVRMYCEPHDEDGTTVLRGAVQDVTDVKRREQRIEILRRTSQELRGASSRQEVAEILADAAKNILGLVNTTVRLIDEDRTILQTVVATEECVERAGDRPDYSIGEETPAARVYRSGEPEIHANHERTMDDHNRGELQSGLYVPIGDHGVLSAGDIVVEAFQNHDLEAASLLGQLGAEAITRIGWMNRSRAV encoded by the coding sequence ATGCCCGATACGCCAGGTTGGGACCCCTCAACGGTACATACCTCGCTTCCGGAGTCGGAACTGGAGCGTGATGCGCTCCTGGCGAGCCTGCAACGGCTGACCGAAATCGGCGTCTGGTCCTACGACGCCTCGGTGAGCCGCCTGTGGTGGAGCGACCAGGCGAAGCGAATCCACGGCATCGACCCGGACGCACAGCCGACCTTCGAGGAGGTGCTCAAGCGGTATAGCGAGGCGGACCGCGGGCGCGTGAATCAGCGTTTCACCGACGCGATCGAGGACCGAGAGCCGTTTCGTATCGACGTCGGTCTCGCCGGCGAGGGAACGACGGAGCGCTCGGTCCGGATGTACTGCGAGCCGCACGACGAAGACGGGACGACGGTGCTCCGGGGCGCCGTCCAGGACGTCACGGACGTCAAGCGGCGCGAGCAGCGCATCGAGATCCTCCGGCGGACGAGCCAGGAACTGCGCGGGGCGAGTTCGAGACAGGAGGTCGCGGAGATCCTCGCCGACGCGGCGAAGAACATCCTCGGACTCGTCAACACGACGGTCCGGCTGATCGACGAGGACCGGACCATCCTCCAGACGGTGGTGGCGACAGAGGAGTGCGTCGAGCGGGCGGGCGACCGCCCGGACTACTCCATCGGCGAGGAGACGCCGGCCGCGCGGGTGTACCGGTCGGGCGAACCGGAGATCCACGCGAACCACGAGCGCACGATGGACGACCACAACCGGGGCGAACTGCAGTCGGGGCTGTACGTGCCCATCGGTGACCACGGGGTGTTGAGCGCCGGCGACATCGTCGTCGAGGCGTTCCAGAACCACGACCTCGAAGCGGCCAGCCTCCTCGGTCAGCTCGGCGCGGAGGCGATCACTCGCATCGGGTGGATGAACCGGTCCCGTGCCGTGTGA
- a CDS encoding sugar phosphate isomerase/epimerase family protein yields MELGVLTAQPLGHMDRADAFDFLESLGVDAVELGTGGLIGAAHVDRNKLLTDEDARAKLRSELDERGLDICGFAVHDNPLHPDEERRERVDRETKETIELAAEFGVDRVITFSGLPAGAPGDSVPNWVTFPWPEEHAEARDYQWEVATEYWSDLGAYADDYGVDIAIEMHPNMLVYDPVGMVKLREATHERIGANLDPSHLWWQGIDIPKAIRYLAEHDAIHYVHAKDVRVYDSNAEIEGVFDNKDFDREEERAWMFRSVGYGHDEDAWRDIISTLRLVGYDDVLSIEWEDGLAEPTEGLEKAVDTLQRGILRKDADVDWVP; encoded by the coding sequence ATGGAGCTCGGTGTACTCACGGCACAGCCGCTCGGACATATGGACCGGGCGGACGCCTTCGACTTCCTCGAATCGCTCGGCGTCGACGCCGTCGAACTGGGAACGGGCGGCCTCATCGGCGCCGCCCACGTCGACCGGAACAAACTCCTGACCGACGAGGACGCGCGGGCGAAACTCCGCAGCGAACTCGACGAGCGAGGCCTCGATATCTGCGGCTTCGCCGTCCACGACAACCCCCTGCATCCGGACGAGGAACGGCGGGAGCGCGTCGACAGGGAAACGAAGGAGACGATCGAACTCGCCGCCGAGTTCGGCGTCGACAGGGTCATCACGTTCTCGGGGTTGCCGGCGGGCGCGCCCGGGGACAGCGTCCCCAACTGGGTCACCTTCCCCTGGCCCGAGGAACATGCCGAAGCGCGCGACTACCAGTGGGAGGTGGCGACGGAGTACTGGAGCGACCTCGGCGCCTACGCGGACGACTACGGCGTCGACATCGCCATCGAGATGCACCCGAATATGCTCGTCTACGACCCCGTGGGGATGGTCAAACTGCGGGAGGCGACACACGAGCGGATCGGCGCGAACCTCGATCCCTCCCACCTCTGGTGGCAGGGCATCGACATCCCGAAAGCGATCCGCTATCTCGCCGAACACGACGCGATCCACTACGTCCACGCGAAGGACGTGCGCGTGTACGATTCCAACGCCGAGATCGAGGGCGTCTTCGACAACAAGGACTTCGACCGCGAGGAGGAACGCGCGTGGATGTTCCGCTCGGTCGGATACGGCCACGACGAGGACGCTTGGCGGGACATCATCAGCACGCTTCGCCTGGTCGGATACGACGACGTGCTCAGTATCGAGTGGGAAGACGGTCTGGCCGAACCCACCGAGGGGCTCGAAAAGGCCGTAGATACGCTTCAGCGCGGTATCCTCCGGAAAGACGCCGACGTCGATTGGGTCCCCTGA
- a CDS encoding IclR family transcriptional regulator, with protein MISNDSGRRLKTTQTSLEILTLILEHEGLTVAELDRMVSASKSSICSHLNTLRDSRFLIKEGDTYQVGFRLALLGERAKARYPREETVREVVDGLAADTGQEANFTILEHGRLLLFYGSSDDEVSREDSLHYRSEYYLHNTAAGKAILAELDRDRIEAILDRWGLPRESEATIANREQLFDSLEDVGSQDFVVADGEFAPGLVSVGAPVHDHTGDIVGGLSVGGPKFRLNMTRLETDIADELLDAVAALEESLREER; from the coding sequence ATGATCAGTAACGATTCGGGGCGACGTCTGAAGACGACCCAGACCTCGTTAGAAATTCTCACCCTCATTCTGGAGCACGAGGGGCTCACGGTGGCCGAACTCGATCGGATGGTCTCCGCCTCGAAGAGTTCGATCTGCAGCCACCTCAACACGCTCAGGGACAGCCGATTCCTGATCAAGGAGGGCGACACCTACCAGGTGGGGTTCCGGCTCGCCCTGCTGGGCGAGCGCGCCAAGGCCCGCTATCCGCGCGAGGAGACGGTACGGGAGGTCGTCGACGGTCTGGCCGCCGACACCGGCCAGGAGGCGAACTTCACGATCCTCGAACACGGCCGGCTGCTGCTGTTTTACGGCTCCTCGGACGACGAGGTGTCCCGGGAGGACAGCCTCCACTACCGCTCGGAGTACTACCTGCACAACACCGCCGCCGGGAAGGCCATCCTCGCCGAACTGGACCGCGATCGCATCGAGGCGATCCTCGACAGGTGGGGCCTCCCGCGCGAGTCCGAGGCGACCATCGCCAACCGGGAGCAGCTGTTCGACTCCCTAGAGGACGTCGGGTCGCAGGACTTCGTCGTCGCCGACGGGGAGTTCGCCCCGGGGCTGGTCTCGGTCGGCGCACCCGTCCACGACCACACCGGCGACATCGTCGGGGGGCTGAGCGTCGGCGGGCCGAAGTTCCGCCTCAATATGACGCGGCTCGAAACCGACATCGCCGACGAACTGCTCGACGCGGTGGCGGCGCTCGAAGAGTCACTCCGCGAGGAACGATAG
- a CDS encoding Gfo/Idh/MocA family protein codes for MTLSIGMLGYRFMGKAHSNAFSRLSMFFPDAPDIERDVLVGRDEDALADAADRLGFARTATDWREVVDEVDVFYNLGPNDVHVEPSVAALEAGVPVLSEKPLAATLDGAERMAEAAAEADVPTAVAFNYRYVPAIQHAKQLIDEGAIGEIHHVRANYLQDWLVDPQAPWSWRNSEEIAGSGALGDLGAHSIDLAQYLLGDSIERVSGHLKTFVEERPVPGADGGGLDAESGDSVETRPVTVDDAYSAQAEFANGAMGTFEASRFANGQKNAHTIAINGSDGSLRFDLERLNELEVLRDDGRGFETVLVTDPDDPYLDHWWPPGHVLGWEHTFVHEDYEFLSAVAEGESYGPNFADGLAVQRVLDAIERSDESGRWVEV; via the coding sequence ATGACGCTCTCGATCGGAATGCTCGGGTATCGGTTTATGGGCAAGGCGCACTCGAACGCCTTCTCGCGGTTGTCGATGTTCTTCCCCGATGCGCCCGACATCGAACGCGACGTTCTCGTCGGGAGGGACGAGGACGCGCTCGCGGACGCGGCCGACCGACTGGGTTTCGCCCGGACCGCGACCGACTGGCGGGAGGTCGTCGACGAGGTCGACGTCTTCTACAACCTCGGGCCGAACGACGTCCACGTCGAGCCGTCCGTCGCCGCCCTCGAAGCGGGCGTGCCGGTGCTCTCCGAGAAGCCGCTGGCAGCGACGCTCGACGGCGCCGAGCGAATGGCCGAAGCGGCCGCGGAGGCCGATGTCCCGACCGCCGTCGCGTTCAATTACCGGTACGTGCCGGCGATCCAGCACGCGAAGCAGTTGATCGACGAGGGGGCCATCGGCGAGATCCACCACGTCCGCGCGAACTACCTCCAGGACTGGTTGGTCGATCCGCAGGCCCCGTGGTCGTGGCGAAACAGCGAGGAGATCGCCGGCAGCGGGGCCCTCGGCGACCTCGGCGCCCACTCGATCGACCTGGCGCAGTACCTCCTCGGCGACTCGATCGAGCGCGTCAGCGGACACCTCAAGACCTTCGTCGAGGAGCGCCCCGTCCCCGGCGCCGACGGCGGCGGCCTCGACGCGGAGAGCGGAGACTCGGTCGAGACGCGGCCGGTCACCGTCGACGACGCCTACTCGGCCCAGGCGGAGTTCGCGAACGGCGCGATGGGGACGTTCGAGGCCTCGCGGTTCGCGAACGGCCAGAAGAACGCCCACACCATCGCGATCAACGGCTCGGACGGCAGCCTGCGGTTCGACCTCGAACGGCTCAACGAACTCGAAGTGCTCCGCGACGACGGCCGCGGCTTCGAGACGGTCCTCGTGACCGACCCCGACGATCCCTACCTCGACCACTGGTGGCCCCCCGGCCACGTCCTCGGCTGGGAGCACACCTTCGTCCACGAGGACTACGAGTTCCTCTCGGCGGTCGCCGAGGGCGAGTCCTACGGCCCGAACTTCGCCGACGGGCTGGCCGTCCAGCGCGTCCTCGACGCCATCGAGCGGAGCGACGAATCCGGACGCTGGGTCGAGGTCTGA
- a CDS encoding AEC family transporter: MSLTSAFTGAVGPILVIAAVGYLLTFAADVDVASLNTVGLYVLVPALAFHSIATTELGGDAVLKLGVGVVAYALIMVGIAWAAGRLVGETGPLLGAMMLAAAIPNSGFIGIPLSEFAFGSIGRTTAVLYLTIQNVVVYTLGVYIASRGTDRSALSAVTEIFRLPLVYAVVAAVLVRGLGFVPAGETAILETLRLVGDASIPIMLLILGVQLADTDVSAISRTATPSILKLGVAPLVGIGLALALGFEDPTVARVFVLECATPAAVIPLALIIEYADGDAVGGVTAPEYLSTTIFVTTVAGTVVLTVLIALLRSGTLL, translated from the coding sequence ATGTCGCTGACCTCGGCGTTCACCGGTGCCGTCGGTCCGATCCTCGTCATCGCCGCGGTCGGATACCTCCTGACGTTCGCGGCCGACGTCGACGTCGCGTCGCTGAACACGGTCGGCCTCTACGTACTGGTCCCCGCGCTCGCGTTCCACAGCATCGCGACGACCGAACTCGGCGGCGACGCCGTGCTCAAACTCGGCGTCGGCGTCGTCGCGTACGCGCTGATTATGGTCGGGATTGCCTGGGCGGCGGGCCGATTGGTCGGCGAGACGGGCCCGCTGCTCGGCGCGATGATGCTCGCGGCGGCGATCCCCAACTCCGGCTTCATCGGGATTCCGCTCTCGGAGTTCGCGTTCGGGTCGATCGGCCGGACCACAGCGGTGCTGTATCTGACGATCCAGAACGTCGTCGTCTACACGCTCGGGGTGTACATCGCCTCGCGCGGGACCGACAGGAGCGCCCTGAGCGCGGTCACCGAGATATTCCGGCTGCCGCTGGTGTACGCCGTCGTCGCGGCGGTACTGGTGCGAGGCCTCGGGTTCGTGCCGGCCGGAGAGACCGCGATCCTAGAGACGCTCCGCCTCGTCGGCGACGCCTCGATCCCGATTATGCTTCTGATACTAGGGGTCCAACTGGCCGACACGGACGTCTCCGCCATCTCTCGCACGGCCACCCCATCGATTCTGAAACTCGGCGTCGCACCCCTGGTCGGGATCGGTCTCGCGCTCGCGCTGGGGTTCGAGGACCCGACCGTCGCGCGGGTCTTCGTCCTGGAGTGTGCCACCCCCGCGGCGGTCATCCCGCTTGCGCTCATCATCGAATACGCCGACGGCGACGCGGTGGGCGGCGTGACCGCCCCCGAGTACCTCAGCACTACGATCTTCGTGACCACGGTGGCCGGCACCGTCGTACTGACGGTGCTGATTGCCCTCCTGCGGTCCGGAACGCTCCTGTAA